CTAGGTTGATATTTAACTCCAAAAGAAGTAGCAACATCCTTTCCTAGTGACAAAACATTCAAATTCTTAGAATGTGCAAAAATTAATACTGCTACAATTATGATCATAGGAATTACAATAGGAAAATATGCAGGATCTGCATGATTAACAGAACCAAATAATCTCGCTTGTAAAATATCAAATTCTGAAGGCGCAAGTAGTTTCCTCATGAAAGTTGACGCAGAATTTAGCCCGGTACCAATAATAATTCCAACTAAAAGCATAAGTTGTAAATTCCCGTATTTACCGGAAAGTAACCATCCATAAAGTATCAAACTCATAAAGACCATAACAACGACTTGAAATAAAAATGATCCAATTCCATTAAAATTTATCAATGCACTAGCACCAAAGAAGAATATTGTACTCGTTTGAATTGCTGAATAAAGTGATTCGAAACCTAAAAGCGAAGGAGTAATAATCTTATTATTCGTAATAGATTGGAAAGCAACTGTCGACAAGCTATGGCAAACTGCAGCAATAATCATTGCAACAATAGCTACTATCCTTCTCTTAACAACTGGGATAAAAGAAGGTGAATCTATCGGAACTGGATTGTTATAAACTAAAAGTCCATATGAAGAAAGAAGACCTAAAGCAATCAATGTTATCAGTAAAATCCAATAACGTCTTGCTTCCTTCTTAGAACGAAAAGCACTAGCTGATCTATTTTCATTATGAAGGCTAGAATCGATTTCGACATTTTCTTTATTTTTATATTCTAATGTGATCATCGTAGCCTCCTTGGTTTTCTTTGCCTCAATAAAATAGTAATAAACACGACTGCTCCCACTGTTGCAAGTATTAAAGAAACAGGTACTTCAAAAGGCTTTATAATTGTTCGAGAAATGATGTCACAGGCAGTTATTGTCCCCATTCCGATCACGCACACCCAAGGTAAATTACTCCTAAGATCATCACCTCTAAACATTGAAACAATATTTGGAACAATTAATCCCAAGAAAGGTAAGTGTCCAATAACAGCTGCAACAATCCCAACTGCAACAGAGATAAGGCCAGTCCCAAAAAGAACAATTCTATTGTAATTAACTCCAAGGCTTGTTGCGACATCTTCTCCTAGTCCAGCTAAAGTCAATCTATTAGCATACATAAAAATAAGCAAAGTAATGATAACAATCAGCCATAAATATTCATATCTTCCAACCTGAACGTTAGCAAATGAACCTACAAACCAAGTTTCAATACTTTGCGTCATTTGAAAAAGGAGTCCCAAAAAAGTAGACACTGCAGAAATAACTGCTCCAAGCATCAATCCAATAATCGGGACAATTAAAGACGAACGAAGTTTAACTCTTCTTAAAAATAAAAAGAAAATCATAGTTCCTATAAAAGAAAAAATGATTGCACCAGTCATTCTTTGAACTAAAGTCGGGGCAGGAAATAATAAATATACAAAAAGCAGGCCTAAGCCTGACCATTCAATAGTCCCCGTTGTAGTAGGTTCAACAAAACGATTCTGTGTAATGAGTTGCATTACGAGTCCTGCCATCGCCATTGCAGCACCAGTAAGCATTAATGCAACTGTTCTCGGAACACGAGTTATGAAAAACATCTCCATTCCGTCCTCTTGTCCGCGTATATCATAAACTCCAGTAAACAGTGATATAATCCCTAAAATTATAACAACTATAATCGCTATTATAAAAGGTTTTGTCCATAATTTATTGTGATTATAAAACTGGGGTTGAGAAGTATTCTCAACCCTAGAAATTATATTTTTTGACACTGTTTCGTACTCCTTTACACTACTTAGCTAAAGTTTTTGCAATATTACCAAATAACTCTATGTAAGTCTGAATTGATTCATTTGTGTAAGTATCTTCTGGTGCATAAACAACCTGTTTTTTAGAAACAGCAGTTGTGTTTTGAAGAGCAGGTGATTTAGAAATAACATCTTTAGCAGGAGCTGAAGTAGCTGCATCAGATGTTGCAGCATCACGATCTAATACGAAAAGCCAATCAGGATTTGTTTGTGCAATAGCTTCAACAGAAACGTCATCACCTTTATGACCTGCAGTAGAATTTGAAACTTCTAGTGCTGGAACCCAACCGAAAATTTCATACATTGGTCCCCAAACACGACCAGAGTGAGGAGCAGCAAAACCAATATTCCCACCAGTAACAATAACACTCATAACTTTATCTTTTCCATTATAAGCAGATTTTGCAGTTTCAATAGATTTATCAAAATCAGCTACTAATTGTTTAGCTTCTTTATCTTTATCAAAGATTTTTCCTAAAGTAATTGTAGAACTTTTAAGTCCATCTACTAAATTTTTCCCAGGCGTAGTAGATTTCTCAGAAACATCAACATTAAGATCAATAACAGCTGCATTTGGCACTAATTTTTTGATTTCTTCGTAATGGCCAGCAAATCTTTGACCAACGATTACAAGTTCAGGGTTTGCAGCTGCTATAATTTCAAGATTTGGTTCGCGGTGATTTCCAATATTTTGAACTTTACTATCCTTTACATATGCTGAATCAGCAGGCATTACATCCTTTGGAGCTGCCGCTAATTTAATTCCCCAATCAGCTAAAGTTTCAAAAGTTCTATTATCTAAAGCAACTACATTCTTTGGATTTACAGGGACTTTAACAGTTCCATGGGCATCAGTGATTTCAACCGTCTTCGGCTTATCACTACTATTACCTTTATTAGCCTTTGAAGTTTCCTTACTTGAATCTGAGCAAGCTACTAACATTAAAGTGAAAACTGCTAGAATACTCACTAATTTTAAAAGCATAGATTTTTTCATAAATATACTCCTTATAATGTGATTTATTTCGAAAATGATAAAGTCCATAGATTGAATTAGATAGTAACTTTTATTCACCCAAATCGCTATTGATAATCATTTTCATTTGAACATCCTGTTAATTAGTATAGTCATTAATTATGTGAAAATCTTGTGAATGATGTGAGTTAATAAGATTAAACATAAATTGGATACGGCCTCAACTAATTCACGCTAGATTCGTCCCCTCCACACTAACCAATAGATGGGCACCTTATAAACCATGATTTCTCCTACAAAACACGCCCATTAATAGCTAATATTTTCATAATCCATTGCCTGATAGAAATATTCTTTTATAGTTTCCGTCTTTTAATATTTCTCAGAAACTATTTGATTATCAGATTTCATAGAAAAAACGAGTAAAACTGAATGAAATAGTTTACTCGTTTTTCTATTATGCTGGATATTGTTTATTATGACAAACTGTACTTGACCTATTATCTTATTTTTATCATTCAATCATTGAATAGCCCCTGCCATGTATCGTTTGAATATACCTGTCTTTCTTCTCGCACTTTAACTTTTTTCTTACATACCCAATATATAAGTCTACTACATTTGGATTTACTACTACGTTAAATCCCCAAACCTGATTCAAAAGCATTTCACGGCTCAATATTGTATTTTTATTCTTGATTAAAAATACAAGTAAATCATACTCGCGCTTAGTAAGCGAGAGATTTTTACCACCTTTTTTCACAATATTGCTAGATGCATCAACAAAGAGATCTTTAAACTGAAAAAAGTTTGTCTCATTTTGCTGGATACAGTCACTTCTCCTTAAAATAGCTTGAACCCTTGCTACTAATTCTTCTTTCACAAATGGTTTTCTTATATAATCATCCGCTCCTGCTTGTAACCCTGCTATGCAATCCTTACTAGAAATATTGTCGGTCACAATAATGATCGGTGTCGTTTTAACAAGTCGTATTTGTCTGCAAATTTCTGGTCCCGATATACTTAATGAATCCCAATCCAATATGATAATATCCCAATCTTGTTCATATATTATATTTAAACCTTGGTTTTCATTGTGAAGTTTTAAAATGAAATAGCCTTCTTGCGTTAGACCGCTTACGATTTTCTTTGCAAAAGACCGTTCATTCTTAATTACTAACACCTGCTTCACCGATGGTTCACCTCTACTTCAATATAACTTAGTTAGATAAAAAATTATCCCAAAAAAAATAATTTAAGATTTATAAATTTTAAATTCCTAAAAAATCCGTTATAACAGCTTATTAGGAGAACTCTATATAATCTTACAATAGATATGGATGAAAACACAAAATATATGAAGATTTAAATAAATATTATTTAATCATTAAGGAGCAGCTATAGTACCTACCTGCTTATCATCAATAACTATTTCTTCATTTTCTGTTTCAGGGGTACCGCCCCATCAACTTAAGCATTTTATAAAATCACAAAACAAAAAGAACCATAACCCCGCCAATCTGGCAAAGTTATGGTTCATATCATACAAAATAAAAAACCACCAAATATGTATTGGTGGAGACGGTGGGAGTCGAACCC
This Bacillus mycoides DNA region includes the following protein-coding sequences:
- a CDS encoding iron chelate uptake ABC transporter family permease subunit, producing MITLEYKNKENVEIDSSLHNENRSASAFRSKKEARRYWILLITLIALGLLSSYGLLVYNNPVPIDSPSFIPVVKRRIVAIVAMIIAAVCHSLSTVAFQSITNNKIITPSLLGFESLYSAIQTSTIFFFGASALINFNGIGSFLFQVVVMVFMSLILYGWLLSGKYGNLQLMLLVGIIIGTGLNSASTFMRKLLAPSEFDILQARLFGSVNHADPAYFPIVIPMIIIVAVLIFAHSKNLNVLSLGKDVATSFGVKYQPSVIYTLVLVAILMSISTALIGPLTFYGFLVATLSYQAASTYDHRYIFPMAFAIGFLIMTSAYFLMYHVFHAQGVVSVIIELFGGITFLTIVLRKRAL
- a CDS encoding ABC transporter permease; this encodes MSKNIISRVENTSQPQFYNHNKLWTKPFIIAIIVVIILGIISLFTGVYDIRGQEDGMEMFFITRVPRTVALMLTGAAMAMAGLVMQLITQNRFVEPTTTGTIEWSGLGLLFVYLLFPAPTLVQRMTGAIIFSFIGTMIFFLFLRRVKLRSSLIVPIIGLMLGAVISAVSTFLGLLFQMTQSIETWFVGSFANVQVGRYEYLWLIVIITLLIFMYANRLTLAGLGEDVATSLGVNYNRIVLFGTGLISVAVGIVAAVIGHLPFLGLIVPNIVSMFRGDDLRSNLPWVCVIGMGTITACDIISRTIIKPFEVPVSLILATVGAVVFITILLRQRKPRRLR
- a CDS encoding siderophore ABC transporter substrate-binding protein, which codes for MKKSMLLKLVSILAVFTLMLVACSDSSKETSKANKGNSSDKPKTVEITDAHGTVKVPVNPKNVVALDNRTFETLADWGIKLAAAPKDVMPADSAYVKDSKVQNIGNHREPNLEIIAAANPELVIVGQRFAGHYEEIKKLVPNAAVIDLNVDVSEKSTTPGKNLVDGLKSSTITLGKIFDKDKEAKQLVADFDKSIETAKSAYNGKDKVMSVIVTGGNIGFAAPHSGRVWGPMYEIFGWVPALEVSNSTAGHKGDDVSVEAIAQTNPDWLFVLDRDAATSDAATSAPAKDVISKSPALQNTTAVSKKQVVYAPEDTYTNESIQTYIELFGNIAKTLAK
- a CDS encoding response regulator transcription factor, which translates into the protein MKQVLVIKNERSFAKKIVSGLTQEGYFILKLHNENQGLNIIYEQDWDIIILDWDSLSISGPEICRQIRLVKTTPIIIVTDNISSKDCIAGLQAGADDYIRKPFVKEELVARVQAILRRSDCIQQNETNFFQFKDLFVDASSNIVKKGGKNLSLTKREYDLLVFLIKNKNTILSREMLLNQVWGFNVVVNPNVVDLYIGYVRKKLKCEKKDRYIQTIHGRGYSMIE